The following nucleotide sequence is from Excalfactoria chinensis isolate bCotChi1 chromosome 12, bCotChi1.hap2, whole genome shotgun sequence.
GGACAGAGACAGAAGAGGGACAGTGCCAGAGCTGGGGGTATGTTATGTGTGGGTAcaacagggatggggcagggatgaGTCATTGAAGGGGACAGGGATGGAGTTAGATatgggatgaggatgggaaTGAGGATGGGGACAGGAAGGAGGACTTGGCAGGACGAGTCATGCCATCAAGATGGAGCTGCCTTGTGCCCAGCTCAGAACACTGGCTACCAACAGCACACATGTACAGTGGAGTATTTAATGCCTGGGGCTGCCCCACTGGCGGCTGTcccctcttttttatttcttttttaaccaaaaTTAGGATAACAGGAGAGGCAAAGGGTACCATCGcactctgtgctgtgccagctgtCTGCTACAGCCCCTGGCTGCCCAAACATGGCACAGTCCACAGGGCCAACTCCAGCTCTCTGTGCCTCCCAGGATCAtcctggcacagctggaggagcagcagcaggcacctGGGAACGTGGTCATGGTGGCGACATCCTAAGTCTCAATGGCAGGAGGTAATGATAAGGCGATGGGAGGGTTCCTCCTGCTGGGGCAGGTGCCCATCCTTGcagcctttccctttctccagcAGTGCGTGACAGGGTCAGGGTTGCTCCTGCGTGTCTCAGGTTTTGGGCAATCCATatggggctgctctgtggggcAGCTCAGCGGCGCTGGGTGCTGGCATTGAGGCGAGCCCAGAGCTGCCCGCTGGCCGCCCGCAGCTGGCGCATGGCGTCCTCCTGGCTCTCCAGCCACTGGGCCAGCGTCTGCACCGactggctctgcagcactgtggggaGAATGGGGCATGGTGGGGACCAGATGGTGGCTGTCCCCAGCCCCTGCCACCTCCCTAcaccctgcccacagccaccTACCGCTCAGGTAGATGGCCAGCGTGGCCAGGACCAGGCTGGCCAGTGCCAGAAGGCCCAGCAGGGCGAGGAAGAAGGGATGCCCAGGGCAAGGGCAGACGGTGGGTGGTGGCACAGGGCGCAGAGTGGGCAGGTGTGGGGGACCATGGGGAGCACGGTGCAGCCGGGCACTGGATGGAGTCGGgccattccctgcagcagcagggagaagagggTCAGCACCTGCCCTCAGCCCCCTGTTCCGCAGCCCCTCGCCCTGTTCTTGTCACCTTCTGTGCCCTTGTGCCCAGCTGAGGCCCAGTGCAGGTCACTGATGGACGCCACGGGGTGCAGGCTGATGGCTCCGGGGTCCGTCCCATCAAGGTCAGTGGGCTCTGTTGGCACGGTGCCCTCTGCCCTGCCCACACCGTCTGCTGGGAGCAAGGAAAGGGGTGAGCACATCTCAGGTACCCCTGAGGTGACCGGAGGCCCCCAGCCACGATGACCACTCCCAGGAGCAGTGCCAGCCCTGGTACCAACCCAGCGCTCCTTGGCACAGGACTGCTGCTCCCAGGGTGGGGCCAGACCAGTGCTGGCCGTCCCCCAGCCGCGGCGCGCTGTCATCGAAGCAGTTAGCAGGAGCCTGGTGGCCGCACTCCCAGAGCCTCGTTagtgcagctggcagctgcacGGAGTGGAAAGTACTCCTGCCTCCGGGTACCTGGGGCCACTTTGAGCCTGCAGGTGCAAGCAGCCCCGTGCCAGACTGTCATTAGGTCTGGCAGTACCCATGGCACTGTGCTGGAGAGCTTGGAGATGCACAGTGGGAACAGCGGGTCCCATGCTGGCCCAGAGGTCCAGTGCCCTGTGGTGCGGTGCCATGTGTCCAGAGGATGGGGAGAGCAGCATGCAAAGCTCCAGCCCGCTCAGCGCTGTCTCaggaagcagctggggcagaaTGAGGGGATGTTTTCACAGCGTTTGCATGGTTGTGAGCATTGGGCAGGGCTGATGGCCTTGTGCCCACACCCAGGGTCAGGGCTGGTGCTGTGCCGGGGCCGCAGGGCTCCAAGGGGCTGGAGTGCACCGGGTCAGCGCCCTCCAGGGCTGGGGGCTTCTGGACCCCCCAAAGCACCCTGCAGGCACTACGGACCCAACCCCTCGCTGCAGGCTCCCCCCACCgcctgctcctctgcagcctgCGGTGCTGTGCCAGCCGCTGTCCCCTTCGTCCCACAGCACTCCGCACCCCTTCCCTCCCTGGGCTGGCATCCCTGTGGGGTGGGCAGCACTTGGCCGTTGCCATTGAGCAGCCCCAGTGACACAACTGCCCCAGCTGCCAGGGACCCCTCGCACCCCTCGCTGCTGCCAGCCTACCTTCCGCAGCCTCCCTGGGCATgtccccggccccgctcccctgCACAGCCAGGCAATCTGGGGCCTCCAGGAACCGGGCACTGCGCTCTTGGTGCGCCAACTGCTCTGCTTAAAATAGGATAGGATGAAATGTGTTTGGGGTGATAAAAATAGCTGTGGGGAGGGGGGCCCGGCAGCCGCGGGCAGCATGGTGCCAGCGTGGCGGAGGGAGGGCAGAGCTCAGGGCCCCTCATGCGCCCTTCCCTGGGCACCGGGCACAGCTGGGatagggaaactgaggcacggatCTGTTCCCTCCTAAGCCATAGCAGGGGTCAGGGGTTCCTTGTGTACCTGACCTCGAGGCTCCCCCCAGCTTTGCCCATGAGGACAACGTAGCTGCAGCAGGATggtttatttaaattaatgagCACAGGAAAAATCCAtgctggcacagcagcccccagctccGCTcaccagccccagctgctgcgCCGTGGGCAGGTGTCAGGGGCCTGGGGGCTGTGGTGCCCATAGAGGCTGTGGGTGGGTGTGGGGCAGGCGGCGTGGCTCCGTTGCTCCGGCTGAGTGCAGTCCTGGCCTGCCCAGCCCCGGTAGCAGTGGCAACGGAAGGGTGCCCAGGAGCCTGCCCCCAGGTGCAGCAGGATGCTCAGCTCCTGGGGCTGCCGCCGCACACAGCGCCCGTGCCCGTGGCACTGCTCCAAGCTGCACGCCTGCGCGGCTGCTGTCACGTTGGCCACGTAAGGCCCCAGGGTGGACACGAGGTAGTGGCGAAGGCTGATGCAGCTCTCCTGGGGGGAGGAGGCAGCCGTGAGGAGTGGCCCTGCAGGGCACCCCAAGCCGCCTCCTGAGCCTGTTGTGTCCGGCTCCGGTGGGGCGGTGGTGGCCACACTCACAGCCGACTGGGAATACGACATGTCACCCCACAGCACCACTCCGGCCGCCCCCAGTGCCGCGCTCTCCCCGATGGTGTGCTCCAGGTCAGCCTGCAAGAACATGGGGCCGTGTGGCCATGGGGGCCGCGCCGGGAAACCGAGCGCCATCCCCGGCCCTTACCGGCTCCAGGAAGCGGGGTGAGCGGCGGTAGGAGAGCCGTGAGTAGGCCACGACGGGCAGGTGGCCGGCAGCCAGGCGCAGGGCTTCACGCAGCCGGTGGTGCACGTAGCGGCGGCGCAGGCCGGGCGGCAGCAGCGGCGGCAGGTAGATGCTGGGGTAGAGCGCGGCCGAGGCGGCCCACAGCCAGCGCAGGCGGTCGTTGCGCCGCACCTCGGCCGGCCGGCAGCGCCCCGTGTAGTTGAGCACCTTGGCCCAGTCGCCGTTGAAGCAGTCGGGGAAGCGGTAGAAGCCCCAGAGTCCCTCCGGGCGCAGGCTGCGGCTCAGCAGCAGCGTCTGCTCCATCAGCGCCCGTGCTGCCCGCTCAAAGGCCCGCCGGgcctcccgccgccccccgccccgctgccGTGCCCAGCGCTGCGATGCCAGCTGGTAGATGCGCTTGTGCCCCCAGTTCCGGGCCCACAGTGGCCGCCATTCCTCCCAGTCCAGCACAGCCAGGCCGCTGAAGGTGGGGTGGAGGTGCAGCTGCACATCACCTGCAACCCGTGCCAGGTGGGCCCGGAGCGGCGCCCGCTGTGGGATGCCGCCGTTGTGCAGGTCGCCCTGCGGGGAGATGTAGGGGTACAGCCCAAACTTGTTCTTGTAGAAGATGGTGATGTTCTGCCCTGCGAAGCGGCCACCCTCGTTCTCCACGATGCCGTAGTCGGCCAGGGGCAGCCCCACGCCAAAGCGGCGCTGGCAGCGGCCGCTGGGGATGTTCCAGAGCACGGCAAAGGGCTGCCCGCCTGCCAGGGCCGCGGGCATGGGGCTCTCCCCACTGGCAGTTCCCAGCACCAGCCAAGTCCACAGCGCCAGCACCAGCCCCATGCCCAGGGGCACCGCCTGTGGGGAGAGAGCAGTGGGTGGGCACCCAAAATCCTGCAGAGCCCAGAGCCGTGTCCTGCCCTGTGCCTCAATGTCCCTCCTGGCTCTCAGTCTGCCTCTTTGTGGCCACTTTGTCCCTGTTTGGTGGCAAGGTTGAGCCCCCAGGCCCGTCACACACGGGTAAGGGAAGGAGAGCTGCGTGCTGCTGCCCCGTGCCCGCCGCCAGCTGGGGATTAGGTGGCCGCATGacacagcaaaggcagcactgaTCCCTGTTCAGGGCTGGACGCTTCCCTGACCTTCCCACTCCCATTCTGGGGcctctcacagcagcagccaggctcaCGCCCGAGGCATGGCCACCCCTCCCTCGTCCCCATTCTCCTCAACCCCTGGCAGACAGTGGGGCCGGGGGTCAGAGCCAGCCCAGAAGAACAGCACCAGACACTCCGCCCGCGCTCGCTTTTAATCACCAGCTGTGCCCAGCGGCCTCAGATGTCCTTCTTCATCCAGAAGATGGGCAACCCCCTGCTATCATAGTGGGGGCTCTCCTGAGGGTTCTGCCCACCGCCCTCAGCTGGGCCTCCCCCTGCCCGGGATGGGGGCGGgagagggggtgggggggggatggCAGGAGGCGGCagggggggctggggggctgaGGGCGCCGCTGGGGCGGCagtggtggggctgggaggtACAGCGAAGGCCCGCAGCGCCGCAGCAGGCATGGCAGGGCTGAGGAAGGGCACGATCTGCACTGGCTCAGCTGGGATGAAGCCCAGGTGGGCGTAGAACTGCTGCTTGTCATGGGTGCTGAGGTGCAGGCGGCGGAAGCCGCGGGTCCGAGCGTAACGCTCGGTGGCCTCCATCAGCTGCCGCCCGTAGCCCCTGCCCCGCAGAGCCCGCGCCACCACCACGCTCTCCACCAAGAGGCCGCCAGGCTGCCCAGCCACGCGCGACAGCCGGACGTGTCCCACCACGCAACGGGGGCAGGTGGGCTCGGCGGGGGCTGCTGGCCgcagcagtgccaggcaggTGGGGAAGGCGTCGGAGGAGCGCTGCAATGCGTGCAGCCGCACGGCCCGGCTCTTGCCCCACTCCTCAGCCAGCAGCTCGGCACAGGCCTCCAGCAGCTCGGGGTGCTGATGCAGGGGCACCAGGCTGAGCTCTTCCGGCACGGGGCTCATTCTTCTCACTGCAGGGAGAGTGAGAAGTGATGGCTCAGCATCTGTGCTGAGATGTCACCACCAACGCTCCGATGGGCACAGCACGGCAGCAGCTTCCTGGCCAGCAAAGTGACAGCCATGCTGCGCTATgccgtgctgtgccatgccGTGCCATGTTGAGCAGTGCCGTGCCATGCCATGCCGTGCCATGTTGAGCAGTGCCGTGCCATGCCATGCCGTGCCGTGCCCCCCGTATGCACTCGGTAGAGCCCCACCTCCCACCGTTGCGGTGCTAAGGCGAAACCGCGCTCAAAGAGGAACCCCGCTGCTAACGGCCCGCGTGTTGAGCAACCCGCCCCGCACCCCCCGCTCTCCACCACGCGGCCTGCGGCCGGCCCAGCTCGCACCGCACGGCTCCGCAAGGCACCGCGTCCGCCCCCCGACCACCACCCaccccccgcccggccccgccgctcacCCTGCGCCGCTCCGTCCCGCGGGGATCCGGGCCGCCCCCCGCACATCGCCCCGCCCAGCGCTGCGAGCCCACCCCCacccatacacacacacagcgcCCCCTGGTGGTCGGAGGGTGCGCGCAAAGAAAGTTCCCACTGGTGTGAGAATAGGCCGGATCCACAGGctccccttccccagccccCAACCCATTCCTTCCTCCCCGCAGCCCGGTTCATGCTGAGCTGATTCCCGGCTCCGACTCCAGCGGGGCTCAACATTTCCTATGCGCAACGTGGAGGaggccaggctggcagctgcagccccgttCTGGGGGTGTTTCTGACGTCTTGGGGCCGTCGCTGTATTTGGGACACACAGGCAGCCCCGGAGCTGCTGCCGGTGGGGATAAGAAAAATCCTAAATCCATGACAACGGCAAAGCACAATCTGACACTCACAGGGACACCACTCGTGGTGGGTCGCCAGCTGGGTATAACTCCACTCTCCACCACTCTGCGCCCAGcccttcagccactcctcctcttactgttaacGTGTTTGTAAACAAGTTTTTTGGTTCCCTTTCCCTACAGTGGCCATCATGTTGGGCTTTTgtcttcctaattt
It contains:
- the LSMEM2 gene encoding leucine-rich single-pass membrane protein 2: MPREAAEDGVGRAEGTVPTEPTDLDGTDPGAISLHPVASISDLHWASAGHKGTEGNGPTPSSARLHRAPHGPPHLPTLRPVPPPTVCPCPGHPFFLALLGLLALASLVLATLAIYLSVLQSQSVQTLAQWLESQEDAMRQLRAASGQLWARLNASTQRR
- the NAA80 gene encoding N-alpha-acetyltransferase 80, translated to MCGGRPGSPRDGAAQVRRMSPVPEELSLVPLHQHPELLEACAELLAEEWGKSRAVRLHALQRSSDAFPTCLALLRPAAPAEPTCPRCVVGHVRLSRVAGQPGGLLVESVVVARALRGRGYGRQLMEATERYARTRGFRRLHLSTHDKQQFYAHLGFIPAEPVQIVPFLSPAMPAAALRAFAVPPSPTTAAPAAPSAPQPPLPPPAIPPPPPLPPPSRAGGGPAEGGGQNPQESPHYDSRGLPIFWMKKDI
- the HYAL3 gene encoding hyaluronidase-3 isoform X2; this translates as MGLVLALWTWLVLGTASGESPMPAALAGGQPFAVLWNIPSGRCQRRFGVGLPLADYGIVENEGGRFAGQNITIFYKNKFGLYPYISPQGDLHNGGIPQRAPLRAHLARVAGDVQLHLHPTFSGLAVLDWEEWRPLWARNWGHKRIYQLASQRWARQRGGGRREARRAFERAARALMEQTLLLSRSLRPEGLWGFYRFPDCFNGDWAKVLNYTGRCRPAEVRRNDRLRWLWAASAALYPSIYLPPLLPPGLRRRYVHHRLREALRLAAGHLPVVAYSRLSYRRSPRFLEPADLEHTIGESAALGAAGVVLWGDMSYSQSAESCISLRHYLVSTLGPYVANVTAAAQACSLEQCHGHGRCVRRQPQELSILLHLGAGSWAPFRCHCYRGWAGQDCTQPEQRSHAACPTPTHSLYGHHSPQAPDTCPRRSSWGW
- the HYAL3 gene encoding hyaluronidase-3 isoform X1 translates to MGLVLALWTWLVLGTASGESPMPAALAGGQPFAVLWNIPSGRCQRRFGVGLPLADYGIVENEGGRFAGQNITIFYKNKFGLYPYISPQGDLHNGGIPQRAPLRAHLARVAGDVQLHLHPTFSGLAVLDWEEWRPLWARNWGHKRIYQLASQRWARQRGGGRREARRAFERAARALMEQTLLLSRSLRPEGLWGFYRFPDCFNGDWAKVLNYTGRCRPAEVRRNDRLRWLWAASAALYPSIYLPPLLPPGLRRRYVHHRLREALRLAAGHLPVVAYSRLSYRRSPRFLEPADLEHTIGESAALGAAGVVLWGDMSYSQSAVSVATTAPPEPDTTGSGGGLGCPAGPLLTAASSPQESCISLRHYLVSTLGPYVANVTAAAQACSLEQCHGHGRCVRRQPQELSILLHLGAGSWAPFRCHCYRGWAGQDCTQPEQRSHAACPTPTHSLYGHHSPQAPDTCPRRSSWGW